Proteins encoded within one genomic window of Ailuropoda melanoleuca isolate Jingjing chromosome 16, ASM200744v2, whole genome shotgun sequence:
- the PKP3 gene encoding plakophilin-3 yields the protein MEPGTPWPAPAAPGMSHGGGGIQTTSTPEAGVCSLALPSDLQLDRRGAEGPDAERLRAARVQEQVRARLLQLGQQARHNGAAEPEGATEAARGSRGQYHTLQAGFSSRSQGLGGDNTSTFRPIAKPAYSPASWSSRSAVDLSSSRRLSSAHNGGSTFGVAGYGGAQPAAPMPTRPISFHERGGVGSRVDYDTLSLRSLRLGAGGLDDRYSVVSEQLEPPAASAYRAFSYERQASSSRAGGPDWPEATEGPPSRTIRAPAMRTLQRFQSSHRSRVGAGVAPGGVLEPVARAPSVRSLSLSLADASHLPDVRGLDSYGGHRTLQRLSSGFDDIDLPSAVKYLMASDPNLQVLGAAYIQHKCYSDPAAKKQARSLQAVPRLVKLFNHANQEVQRHATGATRNLIYDNADNKLALVEENGIFELLRTLREQDDELRKNVTGILWNLSSSDHLKDRLARDTLEQLTDLVLSPLSGAGGPPLIQQNASEAEIFYNATGFLRNLSSASQATRQKMRECHGLVDALVTYINHALDVGKCEDKSVENAVCVLRNLSYRLYDEMPPSALQRLEGRGRRDMAGAPPGEVVGCFTPQSRRLRELPLTADALTFAEVSKDPKGLEWLWSPQIVGLYNRLLQRCELNPHTTEAAAGALQNVTAGDRRWAGVLSRLALEQERILNPLLDRVRTADHHQLRSLTGLIRNLSRNARNKDEMSTKVVSHLIEKLPGSVGEKCPPADVLVNIIAVLNNLVVASPIAARDLLYFDGLRKLVFIKKKRDSPDSEKSSRAASSLLANLWQYNKLHRDFRAKGYRKEDFLGP from the exons atggagcccgggaCCCCTTGGCCTGCACCAGCGGCCCCCGGGATGAGCCATGGGGGTGGCGGTATCCAGACCACCAGCACG CCCGAGGCCGGCGTGTGCTCCCTGGCGCTGCCCTCCGACCTGCAGCTGGACCGCCGGGGTGCAGAGGGGCCGGACGCTGAGCGGCTGCGAGCAGCCCGCGTCCAGGAGCAGGTCCGCGCCCGCCTCCTGCAGCTAGGCCAGCAGGCTCGGCACAATGGGGCAGCTGAGCCTGAGGGGGCCACCGAGGCAGCCAGAG GCTCCCGCGGTCAGTACCACACCCTGCAGGCTGGCTTCAGTTCCCGCTCCCAGGGCCTCGGTGGGGACAACACGTCT ACCTTCCGGCCCATTGCCAAGCCCGCCTACAGCCCTGCCTCCTGGTCATCTCGCTCAGCTGTGGACCTGAGCTCCAGTCGGAGACTGAGCTCTGCCCACAACGGGGGCAGCACCTTTGGGGTTGCAGGGTACGGGGGAGCCCAGCCCGCTGCACCCATGCCCACCCGGCCCATATCCTTCCATGAgcgtggtggggtggggagccggGTGGACTATGACACCTTGTCCCTGCGCTCGCTGAGGCTAGGGGCTGGAGGTCTAGATGACCGCTACAGCGTAGTGTCCGAGCAGCTGGAGCCCCCGGCTGCCTCCGCCTACAGGGCCTTCTCCTATGAGCGCCAGGCCAGCTCCAGCCGGGCAGGGGGCCCGGACTGGCCAGAGGCTACCGAGGGGCCGCCCAGCCGGACCATCCGCGCACCGGCCATGCGGACCCTGCAGCGATTCCAGAGCAGCCACCGCAGCCGTGTCGGGGCCGGGGTGGCGCCAGGGGGTGTCCTGGAGCCTGTGGCCCGAGCGCCGTCTGTGCGCAGCCTCAGCCTGAGCCTGGCTGACGCCAGCCACCTGCCGGACGTGCGTGGGCTGGACAGCTACGGTGGCCACCGCACCCTGCAGAGGCTCAGCAGCGG ATTTGATGACATTGACCTGCCCTCGGCAGTCAAGTACCTCATGGCCTCAGACCCCAACCTGCAGGTGCTGGGAGCAGCCTACATCCAGCACAAGTGCTACAGTGATCCAGCAGCCAAGAAGCAG GCCCGCAGCCTCCAGGCCGTGCCCAGGCTGGTGAAGCTCTTCAACCATGCCAACCAGGAGGTGCAGCGCCACGCCACGGGCGCCACGCGCAACCTCATCTACGACAACGCGGACAACAAGCTGGCCCTGGTGGAGGAGAACGGCATCTTCGAGCTGCTGCGGACGCTGCGTGAGCAAGACGATGAGCTGCGCAAGAACGTCACAG GGATCCTATGGAACCTGTCCTCCAGCGACCACCTGAAGGACCGCCTGGCCCGAGACACACTGGAGCAGCTCACGGACCTGGTGCTGAGCCCCCTCTCAGGCGCCGGGGGACCACCCCTCATCCAGCAGAACGCCTCCGAGGCTGAAATCTTCTATAATGCCACGGGGTTCCTCAG GAACCTCAGCTCAGCCTCCCAGGCCACTCGCCAGAAGATGCGTGAGTGCCATGGGCTGGTGGATGCCCTGGTCACCTATATCAACCATGCCCTGGACGTGGGCAAGTGCGAGGACAAG AGCGTGGAGAATGCCGTGTGCGTGCTGAGGAACCTGTCCTACCGCCTGTATGACGAGATGCCGCCATCAGCCCTACAGCGGCTCGAGGGCAGGGGCCGCAGGGACATGGCTGGGGCGCCACCCGGCGAGGTGGTGGGCTGCTTCACGCCTCAGAGCCGGCGGCTTCGAGAG CTGCCCCTCACGGCCGACGCACTCACCTTTGCCGAAGTCTCTAAGGACCCCAAGGGTCTCGAGTGGCTGTGGAGCCCCCAGATCGTGGGGCTGTACAATCGGCTGTTGCAGCGCTGTGAGCTCAACCCGCACACGACTGAGGCAGCCGCTGGGGCACTGCAGAACGTCACCGCGGGCGACCGCAGG TGGGCGGGCGTGCTGAGCCGCCTGGCTCTGGAGCAGGAGCGTATCCTGAACCCGCTGCTGGACCGGGTTCGGACCGCTGACCACCACCAGCTGCGCTCGCTCACTGGCCTCATCCGAAACCTGTCTCGGAATGCCAGAAACAAGGATGAGATGT CCACCAAGGTGGTGAGTCACTTGATTGAGAAGCTTCCTGGAAGCGTGGGTGAGAAGTGTCCCCCGGCCGACGTGCTGGTCAACATCATAGCTGTGCTCAACAACCTGGTGGTGGCCAGTCCCATCGCCGCCCGAGACTTGCTCTACTTTGACGGGCTCCGAAAGCTGGTCTTCATCAAGAAGAAGCGGGACAG CCCCGACAGTGAGAAGTCCTCCCGAGCGGCCTCCAGCCTCTTGGCCAACCTGTGGCAGTACAACAAGCTTCACCGAGACTTCCGGGCG AAGGGCTATCGAAAGGAGGACTTCCTGGGCCCATAG
- the SIGIRR gene encoding single Ig IL-1-related receptor: MGKGLECVEVAGCREPGLGLELGDRGAPLPRRASGPRRVRFRRKWLGVGPAAPVARKPEFVRVLAPWAWRRGGGWGAGKGPFTRFARRGQWLPRDLRPGEGGGTPRRAGTLASARSSDPRPEASQSSGGVPRARHGAGRRAELQSCARPWPPCALPLSVCVPDLLGGKSRNQQPLTRPGALTDRPQSQRVSLAHPLGDQSAQPRSPVEPGGSTSAQPAWRRPRPDHGICDRAPDFLSPTGNQALGPTLGSVVALNCTAWVVSGPHCPLPSVQWLKDRLPLGDGSHYDLHEDSWVKDNLSEVLVSSVLGVNLTRAEDYGVFTCSIRNVSSSSVTLWRAGPAGHVAAVLASLLVLLALLLAALLYVKCRLNVLLWYQDAYGEVEMNDRAPPSHGPAPFWPRPRPASPRPRRRPVPAEPSADLLVNLSRCRRLIVVLSDAFLGRAWCSHSFREGLCRLLELTRRPIFITFEGQRRDPVHPALRLLRQHRHLVTLLLWRPGSVAPSSDFWKELQLALPRKVQYRAMEGDPQTRLQDDKDPMLVVQGHVREGRTLNLELDPDPEGDLGVRGPIFGEPLAAPHASGVSLGEGRGSEGDVSDLGSRNYSARTEFYCLVSEDDV, translated from the exons ATGGGGAAAGGTCTGGAATGTG TGGAGGTCGCTGGCTGCCGGGAGCCGGGACTAGGCTTGGAGCTTGGGGACCGGGGGGCCCCCTTACCCAGAAGAGCCTCTGGGCCGCGGCGGGTGCGGTTCCGCAGGAAGTGGCTCGGAGTCGGGCCGGCTGCCCCCGTCGCCCGGAAGCCTGAGTTTGTCCGCGTCCTTGCCCCTTGGGCCTGGCGgcggggcgggggttggggggccGGCAAGGGCCCCTTTACCCGCTTCGCCCGACGTGGGCAGTGGCTTCCTCGTGACCTTCgaccaggagagggaggaggaacgCCGAGGCGCGCGGGGACCCTCGCCTCCGCGCGGAGCTCGGATCCCAGGCCTGAGGCCTCGCAGAGCTCCGGGGGTGTACCGAGGGCCCGGCACGGCGCTGGGCGCCGGGCGGAGCTACAGTCATGCGCGCGCCCCTGGCCTCCGTGCGCGCTCCCGCTCTCCGTCTGCGTCCCAGACCTGCTGG GAGGAAAGAGCCGGAACCAG CAGCCTCTGACCCGTCCTGGTGCCCTGACTGACCGGCCACAAAGCCAGAGAGTGAGTCTTGCCCACCCCCTGGGGGACCAGTCTGCTCAGCCAAGGAGCCCCGTGGAACCGGGGGGTAGCACCAGTGCCCAGCCTGCCTGGAGGAGGCCCCGGCCAGACCATG GTATCTGTGACAGGGCCCCTGACTTCCTCTCCCCAACTGGAAACCAGGCCCTGGGGCCCACCCTGGGCAGTGTAGTGGCTCTGAACTGCACAGCCTGGGTGGTCTCTGGGCCCCACTGTCCCCTGCCCTCAGTCCAGTGGCTGAAAGACAGGCTGCCGCTGGGCGATGGGAGCCACTATGACCTCCATGAAGACTCCTG GGTCAAGGACAACCTATCAGAGGTGCTTGTGTCCAGTGTCCTGGGGGTCAACCTGACCCGCGCTGAGGACTATGGGGTCTTTACCTGCTCCATCCGCAATGTCAGCTCCTCCTCCGTCACTCTCTGGAGAGCTG gcccagcaggCCACGTGGCCGCGGTGCTGGCCTCACTCCTGGTCCTGCTGGCCCTGCTCCTGGCGGCCCTGCTCTATGTGAAGTGTCGACTCAATGTGCTGCTCTGGTACCAAGACGCCTACGGGGAGGTGGAGATGAACG ACCGGGCCCCGCCCTCCCACGGACCCGCCCCGttctggccccgcccccgccccgcctctcCTCGGCCCCGCCGACGCCCGGTTCCCGCAGAGCCCTCGGCGGACCTCCTGGTGAATCTGAGCCGCTGCCGGCGCCTCATCGTGGTGCTGTCGGACGCCTTCCTGGGCCGGGCCTGGTGCAGCCACAGCTTCCG GGAGGGCCTGTGCCGGCTGCTGGAGCTCACGCGCAGACCCATCTTCATCACCTTCGAGGGGCAGAGGCGCGACCCCGTGCACCCCGCGCTCCGCCTGCTGCGCCAGCACCGCCACCTGGTGACCCTGCTGCTCTGGAGGCCCGGCTCCGTG GCGCCTTCTTCAGATTTTTGGAAAGAGCTGCAGCTGGCCCTGCCACGGAAGGTGCAGTACCGAGCAATGGAGGGCGACCCCCAGACCCGGCTGCAGGATGACAAAGACCCCATGCTTGTTGTACAAG GCCACGTCCGGGAGGGTAGGACCCTGAACCTGGAGCTGGACCCTGACCCCGAGGGGGACCTGG GTGTCCGAGGGCCAATCTTTGGGGAGCCATTAGCTGCACCACATGCAAGCGGGGTGTCACTTGGAGAGGGCCGGGGCAGCGAGGGGGATGTCTCAGACCTCGGCTCCCGCAACTACAGCGCCCGCACGGAGTTCTACTGCCTGGTGTCCGAGGATGACGTGTAG